The window TTTTGCCGAGCGTCGACTTCCCGCTCCCGCTTTCTCCGACCAGTCCGAACGTTTCGCCTTTTTTGATAAAAAAAGAAATGTCATCCACCGATTTCACGTATTGTTCGGGACCTACTTTAAAATGCTTTTTCAGATTGTAGACCTCCAGCAATTTTTCAGCCATCCTATTCCCTCCCCGCTGCTACAAAATGTTCGACTTTCGGTGCCCTTGGGTCGTTCAGCCAGCATTTCGCATGATGCCCATCACCAATGGAAAAGTCGTTTGGCATTTCCTCGACGCATATTTCCATCGCGTACTTGCATCTTGCTGCAAACGGACAGCCCTTCGGCGGTGAAAATAGATCTGGAGGCGCACCCTCGATCGGGACAAGTCGTTCTTTCTCCGGGGCATCCGGCTTTGGAATGGATTCTAGCAGCCCCCATGTATACGGATGCTTCGGATTTTCAAAAATATCAAAGACGGTGCCTGCTTCCACGACGATTCCGCCGTACATCACGACAACGCGCTGTGCCGTCTCGGCGACAACTCCCAGGTCATGCGTGATCAAGATGATCGACGTGTCCGTTTTCTTTTGCAAATCCTTCATTAAATCGAGGATCTGCGCCTGGATCGTAACATCGAGGGCGGTCGTCGGCTCATCCGCAATCAACAGCTTCGGGTTGCACGCGAGTGAAATGGCAATCACGACGCGCTGTCTCATCCCGCCGCTGAATTCATGGGGATATTGAGAATACCTTTGCTCCGGATGCGGGATCCCAACAAGCCGCAGCAGCTCGATCGCCCGTTCCTGCGCCTGCTTTTTCGAAACTCTTTGATGCTTGATCAGCCCCTCGGCAATTTGCTTTCCGACTTTCATCGTCGGATTCAAAGAGGTCATCGGGTCCTGAAAGATCATCCCTATTTGCGAACCACGGATTGCCCGGTACTCCTTTTTCGAAAGCTTTGTCAGTTCCTTTTCTTCGAGTCGTATGCTTCCACCCTTCAGTTTTCCGGGAGGGGAAGGAATCAGGCCCATGATGCTCTGCACCGTCACACTTTTTCCGCTGCCGCTCTCCCCGACGATCGCGACGATTTCACCTTTATTGACATCAAAAGAAACATTTCTTACGGCCTGCACCTCACCACCGTATGTTTTAAAAGAAACCTGCAGATCCTCTACTTGCAGTAATTTCTTCAATTCCTTCACCTCCTAATCTCTGATTTTCGGATCCAGCGCATCCTGAAGTCCATCGCCAAATGCATTGAAGGCAAACATCGTCAAGGATATGAAGAACCCTGGGAAGAATAAACGCCACCACTGGCCGCTCAAAATGACCCCGAGTGCATCGTTGGCCATCGTCCCCCAGCTGGCGAACGGAGCCTGGACGCCCAACCCCAGGAAGCTGAGAAAAGACTCGGCAAAGATCGCCTGTGGGATCGTAAAGGTTAAATTGACGATGATGATGCCGATCGTATTCGGCAAAAGATGTTTAAAAATGATCTTCGCATGTGAGGTCCCAAGCTTCTGGGCGGCCATCACGTATTCCTGCTCCTTCAATTGCAGGATCTGCCCCCTGATCAATCGTGCCATGCCGACCCAGCCCGTGATGGACAGGGCAACGATGATCGTCCAAAGCCCCGGCTTCATGATCACCAGCAGCAAGATGACGACAAGCAAATAAGGGATTCCGTATAATACCTCGACACAGCGCATGAGGATATTATCGATCCGGTCCCCCATCTTTCCGCGCCCCGCCATATAGCCGGAAATGCCGCCGATGACGACGCCGACACAAAGGTCGATGAAGGCTGCAACCAAGCCGATCGTCAGCGAGATCCGTGCGCCATACCATGTCCGTGACCACATGTCCCGTCCGAGGTCGTCGGTCCCGAACCAATGCTCTCCTCCCGGCGCTTTATTTCCGTTCGTCAGACTCTGCTCGGAGTAGCTGTATGAAACGAGATGCGGGCCGATGATCGCCATGACCACAAGGAGGACAAGGAGGCTCAGCCCGAACATCGCCAGTTTGTTTTTCACAATTTTGATGAGTGCATCCTTCCAGAAGCTTAAGCTCGGCCGCTGGATGGACTGATCCTCCAGCCTGCTGCGATCGATTGCTTTGAAAAGCGCATCGGATGTTTTTTGAGATAGCACCTTAATCCCCCTTACTCGTTAATTTGATTCGCGGATCGATCAGACGGTACGATATATCGATCAAAAACAGGGTGAGAATCAGAATGGAACTGAAAAATACCGTAATTCCCAAAATCACCGGATAATCGCGATTTAAAATACTGTCGACGAAATGCTTCCCAAGTCCTGGAATGGCAAAGATTTTTTCAATGACGAAGGTTCCTGTGATCAAAACGGCAAACAGCGGCCCGATAAAGGTCACAACGGGTAAAATCGCATTGCGGATCCCGTGCCGGACAACGATCCCGACTGGCGACAGCCCCTTTGATTCAGCCATTTTCATGTAGTTCTGACTCATGACTTCAAGCATACTTGAACGCATGAAGCGGGCGATGACCGCTAATGGCGTCGCAGCGAGGGCCAGCGATGGAAGGATCGTATGCTTCCAAGTCCCCCAGGAGGCGACCGGGAACAGGTGCCACTTCACCGCAAGGAATTTGATCAGCAGCGGCGCCAGAATGAAGCTTGGCACCGATATCCCGATGATGGCGATGACCATGGAGGTGTAATCGAGAAATTTATTATGATTCAGCGCGGCGATGATGCCGAGCAATAGTCCGAAGAAAATCGCAATGATGAGCGACTGGATACCCAGCGTCGCCGAGACGGGGAATCCATCAGAAATCAAAGCATTCACATCCCGCGTCCTCGATTGTGTGGAGGGACCGAGATCGAATGTCGCCAAATTTTTCATATATAACAGGTACTGCACCGGGACGGGTTTATCGAGGTTGTATTTGGCACGGATGTTGTGGATCACATCCTCCGGCAGCGTCTGGGCATCGGAAGAAAACGGATCGCCCGGGATGAACTTCATGATGACAAACGTGAGGGTCGCAATCACCCAGATCGTCACAATCATCGTGAAGATGCGTTTCAAGATATACATTCCATTCCCTCCTTTTTTTTCAAAAAGTTTTTTCTTCCATTTCAAAAATGATTTCTGTTCCAATCAACTTAACCGAAAACGAAGACTTGCGCAGAATTCAACCTTGCACAACCTTTGATGGAGCCAAAACTCTACGAAAAGAGCCTTCTGTTTTTAAAAGGCTGTTTTCTAATAGATTTTGTTTTTTATAGATTTTTTCAAAAACCGAGACTCCGGAATAATTAGCGGTCAGGTGAGACCCCGCAGGCGATATCTGCCAAGTCGACTCAATTCCCTCGCCTTGGAAATCAAGCAAAAAACGAACTAAGCATTGACCGATCCGAGCACCCCATTCGTCGCCGTCATGGCAATGATGACGCAGCCCCACATATGCTTGTAGGCAGTCACGATATCCGGACAGGTAAACGTGATACGTTTCGGACTGAGCATTTCGACGGAAGGAATCGTCGTTGTCATCAGGGCTTGGTTGGACCCTTTAAATTCAATTTCAAAGGTGACGGGGCTGGCGAGCTTAAACGGTGACATTGATTTTGCCTTCCGGACGCCTTTCTCCGCTTTTTCTTTGATTAATTCCTGAGCAACGGCTGGATGGAGGAGCTCTGCGGAAAAGCGGTCGACTCCACGCTTGACCACTGCCGCTTCGACATCGGGCAGCGTCTCCAGTACTTCACTGACATACGCATCATCGCCTGAAATCATGATGGCCGGCACCCCGAACTGTCCTGCTACCATCGCGTTCATTTCCGTCTCGCCCACGACCTGGCCATTGATTTTCATCTCGTTGACGCAGATCCCAGCAAGCGTATGGCTGATGACGGTCCGCTCCGAACCTGCTTCCCGACCGTGGTGGCCGATGAACATGATGCCGTCGAAGCTGTCATCAAGACCTTCCAGCTGGCACATCACCCGGTTATTCCCGGATACGAGGCGGGCCCTCCTGTCGAGATCTTCAATGAAAATGTTCGACATATTTCCGTGGCCATCGGCAACGACGACTTCAGTTGCTCCACCGTTAAATGCGCCTTCAATTGCCGCATTCACATCCTGGGTCATCAGCTTGCGGAAGCGCTGGTACTCTGCCGGCGTCTTCAGCTGCTGGTTTGTCGCGACACCGGATACCCCTTCGATGTCTGCTGAAATGAATATTTTCATTTGCTTGTCCACTCCTTTACTAAATTGTCTGTGTAGGTTGAAACGTTTCGAAGGGATTTTTTAAAAGGCTATATTATTTCTAGTATTTATTCATTTGATGTTGATTGGAGCGGAAGGCGCGAGGAGTCTCACCGCCTGCCCCTCGGAAAGCTAGCATCATGTAGTGGAAATATTTATCACACTTCGTTATCTTCACCTAAAAAATAATCAAAAGAGTTTTTATACACTTCGAGCTGGACGATGAAGTTGGTCGCTGATATTCCTTCGATCGCATTCACGTTTTTCACCATCTGTGCCAGCCCTTCTTGATTCTCAACATTGATTTGAAACAATAACTGATATTCGCCTGTCGTCATCGTGATGTAGCGGACTTCACGGAATGCTTGCAGTTGTTTGATGACAGACTCCATAGCATTCGGGTTGACCTTCACCTGGATGATCGCTCCCGATTTGATGCCCAAAGCACTGGGGTCCACCACCCCGACGACCTCGAGGATGTTTAAATCGACTAAATTTTTGTAGCGCGATCGAATCGTTTTCTCCGTGACGTTCAGATGCGTGGCAATCTCTGCAAATGACATTCTTCCATCATTTGATAAAAACTTGATGATTCCGCGATCCAACGCATCCAATGTATGTTTGCACAATTCCTCATTTCACCACCGATATGAAATTTTACTTATGTAATTAGGACTAATTCCCCACCAATAGGTTTGTTTACAATATTCAAAATATAATTTATTATCAGAAAAGGGAATCAAGTTATTTGATATGTTATCTCAAATTTTTCTAAAAGACAACAAAAATTGCAAATTATTTAAAATTATCTAAAAACTTTATTTCTTTAAAGGGGGAATTGACTGATGAAAGCAATTGTCGGAGGTATCATTTTCATTGGAAATGGCCAAATCGTCTCAGCCGGGACGGTGTTGATAGAAAAAGGAAAGATTTTAAAGGTAGGACATGATCTAAAAGTACCAGAGGACTGTGAGGTCATTGACGCACACGGAAAAATTGTGACGCCGGGGTTGATTGATGTCCACACACACCTTGGTGTACATGAAGAAGGAGTTGGGCAGGAAGGTCACGATTTCAACGAAACGACATCTGCCGCCACACCTTATGTACGCGCTGTCGATGGCATCAATCCCGAAGAAATAGGCTTTTCGGATGCAAGGCGCTCCGGTGTGACGACGGTACAGATCATGCCTGGAAGCGCGAATGTGATCGGCGGAGAGATGGTCATTTTGAAAACGGTCGGACATATCGTCGATGATATGATCGTGAAAAGCCCGTCCGGCATGAAAGCAGCATTCGGAGAGAATCCGAAGCGGTTCCATGGCAGCAAACGGATGCCGAATACAAGGATGGGGATTGCCGCGCTGTTCAGGGAACAATTCATTAAAGCTCAGACCTATCTTGAAAAAATTGATGGCGGAAAAGGTGTGGACCGCGACCTCGGACTCGAGCAGCTGGCAAAGGTACTTAAAAAGGAAATCCCGCTCCGCGTCCACGCCCATCGCGCCGATGACATCGTGACCGTCATCCGCCTCGCCAAGGAATTTGATATCGACTTGACCATTGAGCATTGTACCGAGGGGCACCACATCGCAGAATTTTTGGCGAAATCGGAGGTGCGGGTTTCCACGGGGCCAACGATGTCTTCCCGTTCGAAGGTCGAACTTGCCGATAAAGGCTGGCACACACTGGTTGCCTTGGCGGAAGCGGGAGTCCCATTTTCCATCACGACCGATCACCCGGTAGTTGGCATTGAGCACCTGATGACCAGTGCCATCCTCGCCGTGAAATACGGCCTGGATGAAAAAGCGGCCCTTCAGGCAATCACCTTGAATGCCGCCAAGCACCTCGGCATCGCAGATCGCACCGGCTCGCTGGAAGAAGGGAAAGACGCCGACATCGCCATCTGGAGCGGAGATCCCTTCGACCTCAGGAGCAAAGTCGAGAAAACTTTTATAAATGGGGAAATAGTGTTTAAAGGGTAAAGAAAGGGTGACAGGCACCATCCATTTTCTGGATGGTGCCTGTCACCTTTTTAAAAATATGTTATAATAGACAATCGTAAGAATAATAAGGAATGCCAAATCCTAAGATTATATCTTGCAAATATAAATCGAAGGTGGAAATAAACATGGAAACAAAAGATTACCGAGTACTTTTGTACTACAAGTATGTCCAAATCGAGAACCCTGAGGAGTTTGCGGTGGAGCATAAAGAGTTGTGCGCGAACCTCGGACTTAAGGGAAGAATTTTGATTGCGTCAGAAGGAATCAACGGAACCGTCTCTGGTACAGTCGAACAGACAGACCAATACATCGCTGCGATGAGGCAGGATGAGCGTTTTGCCGATACGGTCTTCAAGATCGATGAAGCAGAAGGTCATGCCTTCAAGAAATTAAAGGTTCGCCATCGTCCAGAACTTGTAACATTGAGACTCGAAGACGACGTCAATCCAAACGAATTGACAGGGACTTATTTAGAGCCGAAGGAATTCTTCGAGGAAATCCAAAAAGAAGACACAATCCTTCTTGATGCACGAAATGACTATGAATTTGACCTTGGACACTTCAGAGGAGCCATTCGTCCGGATATTACCAACTTCCGCGATCTTCCTGATTGGGTCCGCGAAAATAAAGATAAATTATCAGGCAAGAAAATCATTACGTA is drawn from Falsibacillus albus and contains these coding sequences:
- a CDS encoding ABC transporter ATP-binding protein, with translation MKKLLQVEDLQVSFKTYGGEVQAVRNVSFDVNKGEIVAIVGESGSGKSVTVQSIMGLIPSPPGKLKGGSIRLEEKELTKLSKKEYRAIRGSQIGMIFQDPMTSLNPTMKVGKQIAEGLIKHQRVSKKQAQERAIELLRLVGIPHPEQRYSQYPHEFSGGMRQRVVIAISLACNPKLLIADEPTTALDVTIQAQILDLMKDLQKKTDTSIILITHDLGVVAETAQRVVVMYGGIVVEAGTVFDIFENPKHPYTWGLLESIPKPDAPEKERLVPIEGAPPDLFSPPKGCPFAARCKYAMEICVEEMPNDFSIGDGHHAKCWLNDPRAPKVEHFVAAGRE
- a CDS encoding ABC transporter permease, with protein sequence MLSQKTSDALFKAIDRSRLEDQSIQRPSLSFWKDALIKIVKNKLAMFGLSLLVLLVVMAIIGPHLVSYSYSEQSLTNGNKAPGGEHWFGTDDLGRDMWSRTWYGARISLTIGLVAAFIDLCVGVVIGGISGYMAGRGKMGDRIDNILMRCVEVLYGIPYLLVVILLLVIMKPGLWTIIVALSITGWVGMARLIRGQILQLKEQEYVMAAQKLGTSHAKIIFKHLLPNTIGIIIVNLTFTIPQAIFAESFLSFLGLGVQAPFASWGTMANDALGVILSGQWWRLFFPGFFISLTMFAFNAFGDGLQDALDPKIRD
- a CDS encoding ABC transporter permease: MYILKRIFTMIVTIWVIATLTFVIMKFIPGDPFSSDAQTLPEDVIHNIRAKYNLDKPVPVQYLLYMKNLATFDLGPSTQSRTRDVNALISDGFPVSATLGIQSLIIAIFFGLLLGIIAALNHNKFLDYTSMVIAIIGISVPSFILAPLLIKFLAVKWHLFPVASWGTWKHTILPSLALAATPLAVIARFMRSSMLEVMSQNYMKMAESKGLSPVGIVVRHGIRNAILPVVTFIGPLFAVLITGTFVIEKIFAIPGLGKHFVDSILNRDYPVILGITVFFSSILILTLFLIDISYRLIDPRIKLTSKGD
- a CDS encoding M55 family metallopeptidase, with translation MKIFISADIEGVSGVATNQQLKTPAEYQRFRKLMTQDVNAAIEGAFNGGATEVVVADGHGNMSNIFIEDLDRRARLVSGNNRVMCQLEGLDDSFDGIMFIGHHGREAGSERTVISHTLAGICVNEMKINGQVVGETEMNAMVAGQFGVPAIMISGDDAYVSEVLETLPDVEAAVVKRGVDRFSAELLHPAVAQELIKEKAEKGVRKAKSMSPFKLASPVTFEIEFKGSNQALMTTTIPSVEMLSPKRITFTCPDIVTAYKHMWGCVIIAMTATNGVLGSVNA
- a CDS encoding Lrp/AsnC family transcriptional regulator gives rise to the protein MCKHTLDALDRGIIKFLSNDGRMSFAEIATHLNVTEKTIRSRYKNLVDLNILEVVGVVDPSALGIKSGAIIQVKVNPNAMESVIKQLQAFREVRYITMTTGEYQLLFQINVENQEGLAQMVKNVNAIEGISATNFIVQLEVYKNSFDYFLGEDNEV
- a CDS encoding amidohydrolase, with product MKAIVGGIIFIGNGQIVSAGTVLIEKGKILKVGHDLKVPEDCEVIDAHGKIVTPGLIDVHTHLGVHEEGVGQEGHDFNETTSAATPYVRAVDGINPEEIGFSDARRSGVTTVQIMPGSANVIGGEMVILKTVGHIVDDMIVKSPSGMKAAFGENPKRFHGSKRMPNTRMGIAALFREQFIKAQTYLEKIDGGKGVDRDLGLEQLAKVLKKEIPLRVHAHRADDIVTVIRLAKEFDIDLTIEHCTEGHHIAEFLAKSEVRVSTGPTMSSRSKVELADKGWHTLVALAEAGVPFSITTDHPVVGIEHLMTSAILAVKYGLDEKAALQAITLNAAKHLGIADRTGSLEEGKDADIAIWSGDPFDLRSKVEKTFINGEIVFKG
- the trhO gene encoding oxygen-dependent tRNA uridine(34) hydroxylase TrhO encodes the protein METKDYRVLLYYKYVQIENPEEFAVEHKELCANLGLKGRILIASEGINGTVSGTVEQTDQYIAAMRQDERFADTVFKIDEAEGHAFKKLKVRHRPELVTLRLEDDVNPNELTGTYLEPKEFFEEIQKEDTILLDARNDYEFDLGHFRGAIRPDITNFRDLPDWVRENKDKLSGKKIITYCTGGIRCEKFSGWLLKEGFEDVAQLHGGIVTYGQNPETQGELWDGQLYVFDERIGVPVNQKEHVVVGKDYFSGEPCERYVNCANPFCNKKILCSEENEHKYLRSCSHECRTHKDNRYIVQHELSEEEVAERMQIIEDEKAVKTEA